From the Lathyrus oleraceus cultivar Zhongwan6 chromosome 3, CAAS_Psat_ZW6_1.0, whole genome shotgun sequence genome, the window ACTACTATCTCATATAATCATAAATATTTAGTCATATAATTTTTGATTTAGTTTATATGaatttatgtttttttaatttataaCTTTTGAATTATAGGTGCGTGACTCAGCTGTTCAACTTCGAACAAAAGGAGTGGTAGTCTTAGGAGATGCTACATTAGGCGCTATTCACATTCAAAAGGGAGTTGCTGGTCCACATTTTGTGGTATGATAATATTATAGAGTATTTTAGTGTATTATTCTCAAATACAAAATAATAAATTTATGTAACTTTTTATTATACtaatatattaaaataattattttcaATACAAATTTGAAAATATTTACCGATCTTTTAAAAGTAAAAATGCTAACAAAAAATATTTTGGTTATTTTAAAGGTGGTTAAAGAGGCATTGCTGAAAACAATAAAAGAAGTGGTAGGAGATAAATGGAGCGATGAACTCAGCATTGCTTGGGAAGTAGCTTATGATGAATTAGCAACAACAATTAAAAAAGCAATGAGTTGAaattataatatattttataaataagttttaaaataaaatgtatACTACAAGAACTTGTTTAACAAGTTTTTATAATAAATGTTATTCGAAATAATTTATTAATATGATTTGTATTCAAGTTTGTGAGTTTCTAAATCGAAAATCTAGTGAAATAAAAATTCTAAAGAGACTCATCAAATCAAGAAAGTGTGTTTATGCTTATGTATTATGTATGAGAACTGAAGATATATCTTCGATATCCATTCAAATCAGTTTTGAGTTTAATAAGGAAAACCTATTTTGATTGGGTTTTAACTTAGGTTTTTCCCGATTTCAAAATGCGGGGATAAGATGAGTAATGCATTGCCATGCTTAGTATGCGTTGAATTTAGATCGTTAGGCCAACTTAATTTCTTACTCCAATACATTAGTATCAGTTTTCCTACAAAGActcaaaataaatatttagaTTGTTCTTTCTACTAGAATAATTCTAGCCTTGTCAAAGATAACTGAAAATAAATATAAAGTTAAAATTCTTGAAGAAAATATATATGGATTCGAGAACAATGGATAAATCGACAGAGATGATAAATTGCAAGACAAAGTTGTGTAGTACAAAAGCTGCAATGTGTTTTCTATTTATACGTGTAGTGGAAATAATGGATCTTTTAAGTATGAGCAACATCAGGACTAAAATTCAATGTAATCAATCAAAGAATGTAAATTTAGTTGAATTTCTATTTATATGTTCTAGATTTAGTTGAATTTCTTTAAACCAAAAATAGATGTAAACAAGTTGGCAATGGTGTACTAAGTTTAAAGTAACTTACACATCTTTTAATTGAAGCCAAGCCTTCAAATAATTTTGAAACGAATAATAATGTGTCGAACACTAAAAAAACTAGAACTTCCAATATAAGTTACATCAACGGTCATCCTCGTCGGTTATCTACGTGTGACTATGCCGATATCCATTATGATTGTTGTTACACAACTCTTGCATATGATACATTAAATTCATACAATACGAATGGAACGCATATTCATATTGTTCCATTGGAGTCTATGACTAATAGTTGTCTGGTTATGACACATGAGATAGCACAACTTAGGAAAATCTTTATGTTGTTCATGTTCACTAATTTCCTACCTGCAATTGAGCCTATTATTGGAATGACATTATGTTATTTTAACCTTAAGCACGTCTTATGACCAAAATCTTCCTGACATAAGATTCTTCGACGAGTGTTCAAATCTATGCAGACGATACCAACCAAAATCTTCTTGACAGAAGATACAAGATTGAAGGAGATGGAAACAATTTTTTTAGAATCCTTTAAGGAAGCAAACCTATTGTTTGAGAAAATGATGAAATATGATGAAGATGTGAGCATGATTTCCCAAGAGTGGGAATTATTGGAGAAAAAGTTAGAGGTTACTGATGAGAAAGTACAATCACTTTTATTGGATAACTAAAGCCTTTTAAAATGGGATGAATCCCTTGAAAAGGAAAATATTGATGTAGTTGAGGACATTCATGTCTTGACAAAAAAGGGTTTTAAAAATACTCTGCAATAAGTTATCTTTCTTAACCCTGAGTTTCTTCTCAACATGTAAGGAACTCACGCTAATGCATCAGTGATAAACAAGGAGGTAGTTTTGGATAACTCTGATTGATCTCATCTTTCTTTATGCTAATATGTTTTTATAGGATGTAGAAAATTTTCTTGGTCCTTCTATTATGATTTGAACATGATACTAGAGACATTGTACTAGTTATATTTTTGTACATCGTTCTAGTGTTTAACCTTAATTTATGTATTTGGGTTTATATGTTTGTGCTTATCTGCTTGCAAGTCGTTCCCATCAAAGAGTTTCTGCATTAGACCCCCTTCTCCGCTTTATAGAGTTAGGAAAGGATGAAACGCTTGACATGAAAGCTCAAGGGTGGCTAACAAATTTTAGATAGGTCCctatcataccctaatttttaaccctaagatcccacatgtCCTCTACATCATTTTCACACAAACACAGTCACATCTTGGTCCTCCCCCTTTATCGATCTTTGAGTTTGCTTCTTGTAGGAAacaccaagcacctctttgtaGTTACTTTACATTTGTGTTTACATGATTAATTGTTCATCTAACTGAAGGAGAAaagcgatccaaaacgcaacagaatttaaaaaatttctcctttagtgatccttacgaatggacacgatcaatgatagaatcgttacctcttgtggcgattgaaacctttgatgcagatctacggagcaatcacgaacgttgaatggtgacaacgcctctactcagtccacacgaacgaattccttcaatctcagtgctagctgctacgaatgaaggccttgagtgagtgagtgagatagagagagagagagagagagagagagagagagagagagagagagagacgaaattgaaattgcacaaatgcttctgcacaagggttctatttatagaaccacttgtgtgggttgcaagctaaaaagcccacttaagtgtatgtggcccatatcttaggatatgccaaaatcacttaagcgtgtggtatcttaccatatttcgtattctacttaagtacattgtaccttacgatgttctacaattcacttaagtgcaccgtaccttacggtgttccttagttactctatctctcattagtccgtccttttgtgtgtgaccctgtaggttttcgcgacattagcaattatattaaatcacgtatttaatataataaacagtgagaggtatctagcaacacatcactgttacccaagacacgaaagtgtcatgtgatctgacaaatccttttgtgataatacttatgtgtataattacccttttcccttatttctatattgaacacaaggcatagaccgtgtcatccttgtccagttcaatattgggcccgtagacatttatcctgttacgcaggatgggcaaattccatctaggtcactcatgtccctcggCATGCTTCGTtgagtacccatcaattgtctttatggtcatccagttacggacaatgtttgatcaacaataaggcactggactttacatctagggtacatagtggtttcggatcaaagggtggtatacaccattatcaccatgagaataacttatgacacttagcataacattctatatagtattctcatagcgggtcaatccagtatgaatattactataaatattcatacttatgtttaagacttgataactccttatccatgatccatgagatgtgatcatcagtctatatacataatagtcttaatgctttaatgttatcctacttcataacaaagctcgactcagatactttaagaataatgtccctatgtttaatgagatctcatgattaagtcacacttgatacattaaacggactagctattctagggactttattaaacaaacataataaagaaaaagtcttttattattaataaataattcaatacaagtaccaaaagtattgacctttagggcttacaccaacactaaccactaatcaaaatataaaaaattgtCTTGTTTCCCTTAAGTTTATTATGCAAGGTAAGGGCTTTTCAATCAAAAGCATCTCAAATTTGTGTGGCTTACTTCTCAAAGAAAGTCAATAGTTCATGTGTTTGTTTCCAAGTCTTCTTCAACAAAAAACTTAAAGCTTTGAGAAACTTAATCAAAATTAAATCAAGGACgccttattttgagttcatatgattacccatgtgctttgaaatgcaagaaaaATCCAAGGACACAAGCTTattccaagtggtttgaccaaaaagtcaacattttgaagtcaaagttccaaggatcacaactcctacaattctcaaaaattttgaatgcttctttttgaatatgactcttctcaacatcctctacaaATTATCTTTACAtgattgtagcacctcaaatttgcacctacttcttgtacatacattctcatattaggtcataacataacatggtccactgcataacattgcattgtccctttgcctcaagtgcaagccagtcagaagaattaggtcaaactggtcaggagatcagtcagtcaagcaagcaagtgcaattttcattgaaacaaggccctaggattggtccaacatgttcacatgacttggggatccatttggaagtgttttggtcaaggattggatgttcagaagtcatcagtcatggctcagttcaccagaaaccctaaaaagtcaactgttggtcaactgtccatttaatcagtgatttgatggtggaaattggtttgagaggtctcattcatgtccatatagtcttcatataacatgtcaaacatcatcatggaagaatttgaagccagacaagaaatttccaaaaatagaaagttgacctgtaattggaatttgccaaaaatggaaagtcttgatcctcaaacttacatcatgatacaagcttcaaatgaatttttgcccaacatgaaagttgaagatcttgttctcccatttccaaaaagtccaagaacactcaattcccatgtatggttggcaagttatgatcaaatcattttcagaaatttttgaacttcaaaaggccatatctctcgaaccatttggccaaattgggtgaggttttttccaacaagtcacatttgatctcctctttccaaaaatgtaaccctcatgcaccaaaacctcttggatcaaaatggcatttttgaacctacttgaattaatttcaagtgaggtgaaaaagtgaatCTTCAATTTAATCATTTCCAACCATTTTTGCCATTCAAATATGTTCTGAAATGTTGTTTAAAACTTGTTggaggcccattttcgtgcagcacatacacccattaccaacttgtttgaaaattggcaaaaggacacTTTTTACCAACTCCAATTCCACTTTTTCATTAACCTTGATTAGCACCATTAAACAAcatatatattcatcattttctctctgaaaaaaaccctagcagccaccaGTATCATACAGAAAACTCACTTTCTCTCATTTCACCATTTGattcattttgcatttttctACCAAAAAACTCAAAGGAGCAAGGTTCTTGGTCATTTGCCTCATCACTCATCACCACTTTGAGCACATTGCAAGCTTTATTCCATAGCTGTAACAGCATTTTCGAGTTCTGTTTCACCAAGCACACTCCCATGGAAGATTTGGTTTGAGGTCgtttcaagggttgctgagcCAAAACTCTTCATCCATTCACCTCCTGGAGCCTTCTTGCACATCTGTTTCGAGCATCCATGAGCTAAGAACACCTGAATCGCCACTGCCTTGCAGACTTAGTAAGTTTTCGACTCTCtctatttccaaaatcatgaTGTGCTTTAGATAGACCTTGTTATGCTGGTTACAATGAGCTTTGATTCATTAAAAATGGTTGCATATTGAGAGAaatacatggatttaaagtttcacactcaaatatgtttttgcttgGTTCTTGGTTGTTAGCTTGATT encodes:
- the LOC127132573 gene encoding leghemoglobin-1: MSFTDKQEALVNSSWESFKQNLPQYSVLFYTIILEKAPAAKGMFSFLKDSAGVQYSPTLQAHAEKVFGLVRDSAVQLRTKGVVVLGDATLGAIHIQKGVAGPHFVVVKEALLKTIKEVVGDKWSDELSIAWEVAYDELATTIKKAMS